The DNA region AAGAAAATACAAAAAAGTAAAAGGACCTCTTTTAGTTGTCGGTGAAGATGATGGTATTAGCTTAGGTGCAAGAAACCACGCTGGTGTTGACGTTGTTGTTGTCGAAAACTTAAACGCAGAATTATTAGCACCAGGTACTCACCCAGGAAGACTTACTATTTACACTAAATCTGCTGTAGAAAAGTTAGGAGGTTTATTCCAATAATTTGGATAAATTAAGGTGATTATTATGGATTCATACTCAATTATTATTAAACCTCATGTTACTGAAAAAACCATGAACCTTATAGATGCAAATAATGAAATCACTTTTGTCGTTCGCCGTTCAGCCAACAAAGGACAAATCAAAAGGGCTTTTGAAGAGCTATACGAAGAAAAAGTAGCAAAAGTGAA from Methanobrevibacter millerae includes:
- a CDS encoding 50S ribosomal protein L23, which translates into the protein MDSYSIIIKPHVTEKTMNLIDANNEITFVVRRSANKGQIKRAFEELYEEKVAKVNTHITPKGEKVAYIKLVEEEMAEELAVRIGVF